The Thunnus albacares chromosome 21, fThuAlb1.1, whole genome shotgun sequence genome window below encodes:
- the mak gene encoding serine/threonine-protein kinase MAK isoform X6 produces the protein MKPENLLCMGPELVKIADFGLAREIRSKPPYTDYVSTRWYRAPEVLLRSSTYSSPIDLWAVGCIMAELYTLRPLFPGNSEVDEIFKICQVLGTVKKLDWPEGYHLASAMNFRFPQCVPTHLKTLIPNASNEAITLMKDLLQWDPKKRPTAVQSLRYPYFQVGQILGPRPQSQDVKKVQARQMAQKQISESKNDPQQSSSESKASTSSSRNPHPHHHHHHQQHQPLQQISLPQAESKPAGSSYVKAASLGSENNVAGGGMGVLKSGRRRWGQTVAKTSDSWEDSDPSETAVSNSKKPSLGNEEEAKSPKEHRPQPKEQKPLYSFSTVTKLPNNVKIGQMDSSLPGSAARQHYLSQSRYLPGLIGKNQTSSGDKELSGMTLRDLWENSSNTVNKPLAPIGAGLSVTRANAEENASKSVDSPPEKTVVKERILEKIDLSKGNFVSAKYNLSGGYIPSVQKKEVGSVGQRIQLAPLAGQHTINPSSSPDNKKDKPKSAKPKPITNSSLSETNEDYEGWKRRTDRTPMKGSSFSALGKNSGNLLTRAPAVQPVHGRVDWTSKYGGNR, from the exons ATGAAGCCAGAGAATCTGTTGTGTATGGGTCCAGAACTGGTCAAAATAGCAGATTTTGGATTGGCCAGAGAGATCCGCTCTAAACCTCCCTACACTGACTATGTATCAACCAGATG GTATCGAGCGCCAGAGGTTCTGCTCAGGTCGTCTACCTACAGCTCTCCTATTGACCTGTGGGCTGTGGGCTGCATCATGGCTGAACTCTACACTCTCAGACCTCTTTTCCCTGGGAACAGTGAAGTGGACGAGATTTTTAAGATCTGCCAAGTCCTAGGCACTGTCAAGAAG TTGGATTGGCCGGAGGGCTACCACCTGGCTTCAGCTATGAACTTTCGCTTCCCCCAATGTGTGCCGACCCACCTAAAGACCCTGATCCCAAATGCCAGCAACGAGGCTATTACCTTGATGAAGGACCTGCTGCAATGGGACCCCAAAAAAAGACCCACTGCTGTACAG TCCCTGCGTTACCCGTACTTCCAGGTTGGCCAGATCTTAGGGCCTCGTCCTCAGAGTCAGGATGTCAAGAAGGTCCAGGCCAGACAGATGGCTCAGAAGCAGATCTCGGAGTCCAAGAATGATCCCCAGCAGTCTTCCTCTGAGTCCAAAGCCTCCACATCATCCTCCAGaaacccccacccccaccaccaccaccaccaccagcagcatcAACCTCTTCAGCAGATCTCCCTGCCCCAAGCTGAGAGTAAACCAGCAGGCTCCAGCTATGTA AAGGCAGCGTCGCTGGGTAGTGAGAACAATGTTGCTGGTGGCGGGATGGGCGTGCTGAAGAGTGGCAGACGTCGCTGGGGCCAGACAGTGGCCAAGACCTCAGACAGCTGGGAGGATTCTGACCCATCGGAAACCGCTGTCTCCAATTCCAAGAAACCCAGCCTGGGGAATGAAGAGGAGGCGAAGAGCCCAAAGGAGCACCGCCCACA gCCCAAGGAGCAGAAACCTCTGTATTCCTTCAGCACAGTTACCAAGCTACCCAACAATGTTAAGATTGGCCAAATGGACTCCAGTCTCCCAGGATCTGCTGCACGGCAGCATTATCTCAGCCAATCACGATACCTGCCTG gTTTGATCGGCAAGAATCAGACTTCCTCTGGTGATAAGGAGTTGAGTGGTATGACGCTGCGGGACTTGTGGGAGAACTCCtcaaacactgtaaataaacCACTTGCTCCTATTGGAGCGGGATTATCTGTCACCAGAGCCAACGCAG AAGAGAATGCCTCTAAATCTGTGGATAGCCCACCAGAGAAAACTGTTGTTAAAGAAAGAATACTGGAGAAAATTGATCTCTCCAAAG GGAACTTTGTGAGCGCAAAGTACAACCTCTCTGGCGGTTACATCCCTTCAGTCCAAAAGAAAGAGGTGGGCTCAGTGGGACAAAGAATCCAGCTTGCCCCTTTGGCTGGCCAGCACACAA TCaatccttcttcttctcctgataataaaaaagacaaaccaaaATCTGCAAAGCCCAAGCCCATAACCAACTCATCTTTGAGTGAAACTAATGAAG ATTACGAGGGCtggaagaggaggacagacaggactCCGATGAAGGGGAGCAGCTTCTCAGCTCTGGGGAAAAACTCTGGGAATCTCCTGACCAGAGCTCCCGCTGTTCAGCCTGTCCACGGCAGGGTGGACTGGACATCCAAGTATGGTGGGAATCGGTAG